One window of Mesorhizobium loti R88b genomic DNA carries:
- a CDS encoding DHA2 family efflux MFS transporter permease subunit: MATATITAGAPPARPAVPDTISTRRVIAFLAMVFGMFMAILDIQIVSASLAEIQAGLSASSDEIPWVQTAYLIAEVVMIPLSGFLSRMLSTRVLFTIAAAGFTAASALAATATNIDQMIVYRAVQGFIGGGMIPSVFAAAFTIFPPSKRAIVSPMIGLVATLAPTIGPTVGGYISHAFSWHWLFLVNVVPGILVATAAWSLIDFDKPNLKLFNKFDWWGLAGMAAFLGCMEYVLEEGPNNDWLQDQGVFICAIVMTVGAVVFFWRAFTAEEPIVDLKAFTNINFAFGSLFSFVIGIGLYGLTYLYPVFLGRIRGYDSMMIGEALFVSGLAMFVTAPISGFLSSKMDLRLMMMIGFFGFATGTWWMTHLTADWDFYELLIPQILRGCSMMLCMVPINNIALGTLPPDRLKNASGLFNLTRNLGGAVGLALINTVLIDRNAFHYARLAEHVQWGSAAAQTKLQNMTLNFEQVTGLDATSAAISKLSGMVQQQAALLSFMDVFYMLTVLFATLGFFTMLINKPAAPGGGGGGGH; the protein is encoded by the coding sequence ATGGCAACCGCTACAATCACCGCAGGAGCGCCGCCGGCACGGCCGGCGGTCCCTGACACCATTTCGACGCGGCGTGTCATCGCCTTCCTGGCGATGGTGTTCGGCATGTTCATGGCGATCCTGGACATCCAGATCGTCTCGGCCTCGCTGGCCGAGATCCAGGCTGGCCTGAGCGCCAGTTCCGATGAAATTCCGTGGGTGCAGACGGCGTATCTGATCGCCGAGGTGGTGATGATCCCGCTGTCGGGCTTCCTCAGCCGCATGCTGTCGACGCGCGTGCTGTTCACCATCGCCGCCGCAGGCTTCACCGCAGCCAGCGCCCTTGCCGCGACCGCCACCAACATCGACCAGATGATTGTCTACCGCGCCGTGCAAGGCTTCATCGGCGGCGGCATGATCCCGAGCGTCTTTGCGGCCGCGTTCACTATCTTCCCACCCTCGAAGCGCGCCATCGTCTCGCCGATGATCGGCCTGGTGGCGACGCTGGCGCCGACGATCGGCCCGACCGTCGGCGGCTATATCAGTCATGCCTTTTCATGGCACTGGCTGTTCCTGGTCAATGTCGTGCCCGGCATTCTGGTGGCGACCGCTGCCTGGTCGCTGATCGATTTCGACAAGCCCAATCTCAAGCTGTTCAACAAGTTCGACTGGTGGGGCCTTGCCGGCATGGCGGCTTTCCTCGGCTGCATGGAATATGTGCTCGAAGAAGGCCCGAACAATGACTGGCTGCAGGACCAGGGGGTCTTCATCTGCGCGATCGTCATGACCGTCGGCGCTGTCGTATTCTTCTGGCGCGCGTTCACCGCGGAGGAGCCGATCGTCGACCTCAAGGCTTTCACCAACATCAACTTCGCCTTCGGCTCGCTGTTCTCCTTCGTCATCGGCATCGGCCTCTATGGGTTGACCTATCTCTATCCGGTCTTCCTCGGCCGCATCCGCGGCTACGATTCGATGATGATCGGCGAGGCGCTGTTCGTCAGCGGCCTGGCGATGTTCGTTACCGCGCCAATCTCGGGCTTCCTGTCGAGCAAGATGGATCTGCGGCTGATGATGATGATCGGCTTCTTCGGCTTCGCCACAGGCACCTGGTGGATGACGCATCTGACCGCCGACTGGGATTTTTATGAGCTTCTTATCCCGCAGATCCTGCGCGGCTGTTCAATGATGCTGTGCATGGTGCCGATCAACAACATCGCGCTCGGCACCTTGCCGCCGGACCGGCTGAAGAATGCGTCCGGCCTGTTCAACCTCACCCGCAACCTCGGTGGCGCCGTCGGCCTTGCCCTGATCAACACCGTGCTGATCGACCGCAATGCCTTCCACTACGCAAGGTTGGCTGAGCACGTGCAGTGGGGCAGTGCCGCCGCGCAGACCAAGCTGCAGAACATGACGCTGAACTTCGAGCAGGTCACAGGTCTCGATGCCACCAGTGCCGCGATCTCCAAGCTGTCGGGCATGGTCCAGCAGCAGGCGGCACTGCTGTCCTTCATGGACGTGTTCTACATGCTGACGGTGCTGTTCGCGACGCTTGGCTTTTTCACCATGCTGATCAACAAGCCGGCGGCGCCCGGTGGCGGAGGCGGCGGCGGGCACTG
- a CDS encoding HlyD family secretion protein — protein MSSNAPTTAEVRPFPNAKVAPATEAPEIPVHPVVAPPPAAEAPAKKKRSVRSFLLPIIGLALLSGGAWYGYDYWTTGRFMISTDDAYVQADMAFVSPKISGYVDQVKVTENQLVKAGDPLLTIDDGDYKIAVAQAEAQIATLAKTLDRIDAQTKAAQASLQQAQAQKVADQAAADNAGRAQQRAAQLLKTHVGTQAQLDDAQTALDQANAALVGADAQIAAAQANIGVLEAQRAESASTLASLQLNRDKAARDLSFTVLKAPYDGVVGNRSVEQGDLVSPGQKLAVVVPMDKLYIVANFKETQLGRLVPGEKVNISVDAIDGQPIQGTVSSLAPASGAVFSLLPPENATGNFTKVVQRVPVRIDVPADALKTGKLRAGLSVIVNVDSRTAPAVTTN, from the coding sequence ATGTCTTCGAACGCGCCAACCACTGCCGAAGTCCGCCCTTTCCCCAATGCCAAGGTCGCACCGGCGACGGAAGCACCCGAGATTCCCGTTCATCCGGTCGTCGCGCCGCCACCGGCGGCTGAAGCTCCGGCCAAGAAGAAGCGCTCGGTGCGCTCCTTCCTGTTGCCGATCATTGGCCTTGCCCTGCTGAGCGGCGGCGCCTGGTATGGCTACGATTACTGGACCACGGGCCGTTTCATGATCTCGACTGACGACGCCTATGTCCAGGCCGACATGGCCTTCGTCTCGCCCAAGATTTCCGGCTATGTCGACCAGGTCAAGGTCACCGAGAACCAGCTGGTCAAGGCCGGTGACCCGCTGCTGACCATCGACGATGGTGACTACAAGATCGCCGTCGCCCAGGCCGAGGCGCAGATCGCCACGCTGGCCAAGACGCTCGACCGTATCGACGCGCAGACCAAGGCCGCGCAGGCGTCTCTGCAGCAGGCTCAGGCGCAGAAGGTTGCCGACCAGGCCGCGGCCGATAATGCCGGGCGTGCCCAGCAGCGCGCCGCGCAACTGCTCAAGACGCATGTCGGCACGCAGGCGCAGCTGGACGATGCCCAGACCGCGCTCGACCAGGCTAATGCCGCTCTCGTCGGCGCCGACGCCCAGATCGCCGCGGCACAAGCCAATATCGGTGTGCTGGAAGCACAGCGCGCCGAATCGGCGAGCACGCTTGCTTCCCTACAGCTCAACCGCGACAAGGCCGCGCGCGATCTTTCCTTCACCGTGCTCAAGGCGCCTTATGACGGCGTCGTCGGCAACCGCTCGGTCGAGCAGGGCGACCTCGTCAGCCCCGGACAGAAGCTCGCCGTCGTCGTGCCGATGGACAAGCTCTACATCGTCGCCAACTTCAAGGAGACGCAGCTTGGCCGGCTGGTTCCCGGCGAAAAGGTCAACATCTCGGTCGATGCCATCGACGGCCAGCCCATCCAGGGAACCGTCTCATCGCTGGCGCCTGCTTCAGGAGCGGTCTTCTCGCTGTTGCCGCCGGAAAATGCCACGGGCAACTTCACCAAGGTGGTGCAGCGCGTCCCGGTCCGCATCGACGTTCCGGCCGACGCCCTGAAGACTGGCAAGCTGCGCGCGGGCTTGAGCGTCATCGTCAACGTCGACAGCCGCACCGCGCCTGCCGTGACGACCAACTAA
- a CDS encoding TetR/AcrR family transcriptional regulator produces the protein MTETLPNAETVPNVDQDPCDVLELRRGRPAAGQDPVKRSQIIEGARRVFIEKGFEAASMNDITREAGVSKGTIYVYFANKEELFEALIEEERGTIFKNMYDLLDRDDNLRETLVKYGKVLSLKITSAKVIQAQRTVIGVTDRMPELGARFYERGPKRGHDKMMTFLNAAIDRGLLRIDDVDLAAYQLTELCLSGLFRQCIFAYRTKAPGQDEIDHVVRSGVDMFLKAYGTEQLAVEESHEMIAIEAKV, from the coding sequence ATGACCGAAACCTTACCCAATGCCGAAACCGTACCCAATGTAGACCAGGATCCTTGCGACGTGCTGGAGCTGCGTCGCGGCCGCCCGGCGGCTGGGCAAGACCCCGTCAAGCGCAGCCAGATCATCGAAGGCGCCCGCCGTGTTTTCATCGAGAAGGGCTTCGAGGCCGCCTCTATGAATGACATCACGCGCGAGGCCGGTGTCTCCAAGGGCACTATCTATGTCTACTTCGCCAACAAGGAAGAGCTGTTCGAAGCGCTGATCGAGGAAGAGCGCGGCACGATCTTCAAGAACATGTACGACCTGCTCGACCGCGACGACAATCTGCGCGAGACGCTGGTGAAGTACGGCAAGGTGCTGTCACTCAAGATCACGTCGGCCAAGGTCATCCAGGCGCAGCGCACCGTGATCGGTGTCACCGACAGGATGCCCGAGCTTGGCGCGCGATTTTATGAACGTGGCCCCAAGCGCGGCCACGACAAGATGATGACCTTCCTGAACGCTGCCATCGACCGCGGCCTGTTGCGGATCGACGATGTCGATCTCGCCGCTTACCAGCTCACCGAACTGTGCTTGTCCGGTCTTTTCCGCCAATGCATCTTTGCCTACCGCACCAAGGCTCCGGGCCAGGATGAGATCGACCACGTCGTCAGGTCGGGCGTCGACATGTTCCTGAAGGCCTATGGCACCGAGCAGCTTGCGGTCGAAGAAAGCCACGAAATGATTGCAATCGAGGCAAAGGTTTAG
- the yihA gene encoding ribosome biogenesis GTP-binding protein YihA/YsxC, which produces MNALNSTVISTDLFTRGWIFIRGVPAMKFLPPEGPPEIAFAGRSNVGKSSLINALVNQKGLARTSNTPGRTQELNYFVPDGFSGEGADLPPMALVDMPGYGYATAPKEKVDEWTKLVFDYLKGRVTLKRVYVLIDARHGIKAKDDEVLSLLDKAAVSYQIVLTKTDKIKAAGVPRLIEETLAKIKKRPAAFPFVLATSSEKGEGLEELHAAIVLAANGG; this is translated from the coding sequence TTGAACGCTCTGAACAGCACCGTGATCAGCACCGACCTCTTCACGCGTGGGTGGATTTTCATTCGCGGCGTGCCGGCCATGAAGTTCCTGCCGCCGGAAGGTCCGCCGGAAATCGCTTTTGCCGGCCGCTCCAACGTCGGCAAATCGTCGCTGATCAACGCGCTGGTCAACCAGAAGGGGCTGGCGCGTACATCAAACACGCCGGGGCGCACGCAGGAACTCAACTACTTCGTCCCGGACGGATTTTCGGGCGAGGGCGCCGATCTGCCGCCGATGGCGCTGGTCGACATGCCGGGCTACGGCTACGCCACCGCACCCAAGGAGAAGGTCGACGAGTGGACCAAGCTGGTCTTCGACTATCTCAAGGGCCGCGTCACGCTGAAGCGGGTCTATGTGCTGATTGACGCGCGCCACGGCATCAAGGCCAAGGACGACGAGGTGCTGTCGCTGCTCGACAAGGCGGCGGTGTCGTACCAGATCGTGCTGACCAAGACCGACAAGATCAAGGCCGCCGGCGTGCCGCGGCTGATCGAGGAGACGCTGGCCAAGATCAAGAAGCGTCCTGCGGCGTTTCCGTTCGTGCTGGCGACGTCATCGGAAAAGGGCGAAGGCCTCGAAGAGTTGCATGCCGCGATCGTGCTTGCGGCCAATGGCGGGTAA
- a CDS encoding MarR family winged helix-turn-helix transcriptional regulator, producing MSSSPNISFVLHDVARLLRKRFEQRSRTSGLTRAQWQVLAYLSLHEGIHQNKLADLIEIMPITLARLLDKMEARGFIERRPNPADRRAWLLYLTPQAHPLLEIMRANGQKTRDEAFIGLSADTQRHLLQTLSLIKSNLLAACTQPAVDRENVHG from the coding sequence ATGTCCTCCTCGCCCAATATCAGCTTCGTGCTGCACGACGTCGCGCGACTGCTTAGAAAGCGGTTTGAGCAGCGTTCGCGCACATCCGGGCTCACCCGCGCCCAATGGCAGGTGCTGGCTTATCTTTCGTTGCATGAGGGCATCCACCAGAACAAGCTCGCCGATCTCATCGAGATCATGCCAATCACGCTCGCCCGGCTGCTCGACAAGATGGAGGCGCGGGGCTTCATCGAACGCCGGCCCAATCCTGCCGACCGCAGGGCGTGGCTGCTCTATTTGACACCCCAGGCCCATCCGCTGCTCGAAATCATGCGCGCCAATGGCCAGAAAACACGCGACGAAGCCTTCATCGGGCTGTCCGCTGATACCCAGCGGCACCTGCTGCAAACACTAAGCTTGATCAAATCCAATCTGCTCGCGGCTTGCACCCAGCCTGCCGTCGACCGGGAGAACGTACATGGCTGA
- a CDS encoding HlyD family secretion protein — MAESTSPKKPAEEQSSERKIDQIIRLDSEREQRRVNVVIDDDELEAPVALEPVALEAPAKEPQPQQAPAAIAPPAAAPVKPKRSLRRPVLFALLPVALVVGGYYYVTGGQVMSTDNAYIQAQSLGVSTDVSGTVQEIDVHENEVVKKGDMLFRLRPASFETALAAAQAQLGTVRNQVLTLQASYQQSLSQIEQAQADIPYYEAAFQRQQDLLKTSTASKASFDSAQHDLVAARQKVSVAKAQAQAMLAQLGGDASQPVEKNPFYLQAQSGVDDAQRNLNDSIVKAPFDGVVTNVDALQVGKYLPASQPAFSLISSTDLWIEAEPKETELTYVRPGQTATISVDTYPGAVWHGTVASISPASSSSFSLLPAQNTTGNWVKVVQRIPMRVTVDDPQGKPPLRGGMSVVVDVDTGHTRGLPDFVTNLLKMFGQKS, encoded by the coding sequence ATGGCTGAATCAACATCCCCCAAGAAGCCCGCCGAGGAACAATCTTCGGAGCGGAAAATCGACCAGATCATCCGGCTGGACAGCGAACGCGAACAGAGGCGCGTCAATGTCGTCATCGACGATGACGAGTTGGAGGCTCCGGTTGCCCTGGAGCCGGTGGCACTCGAGGCTCCGGCCAAGGAGCCGCAGCCGCAGCAGGCGCCTGCCGCCATTGCCCCTCCCGCTGCTGCCCCGGTCAAGCCAAAGCGCAGCCTGAGGCGGCCGGTCCTGTTTGCCCTGCTTCCCGTCGCGCTGGTCGTTGGCGGCTACTATTATGTCACCGGCGGCCAGGTGATGAGCACGGACAATGCTTACATCCAGGCGCAGTCGCTCGGCGTGTCCACCGATGTCTCCGGCACCGTGCAGGAGATCGACGTGCACGAGAACGAGGTGGTGAAGAAGGGTGACATGCTCTTCCGCCTGCGGCCGGCCTCGTTCGAGACCGCGCTCGCCGCGGCCCAGGCCCAGTTGGGGACGGTGCGCAACCAGGTGCTGACGCTGCAGGCGAGCTACCAGCAGTCACTGTCACAGATCGAACAGGCGCAGGCCGACATTCCCTATTACGAGGCCGCCTTCCAGCGGCAGCAGGATCTGCTCAAGACCTCCACCGCCTCGAAGGCGTCTTTCGACAGCGCCCAGCACGACCTCGTCGCCGCGCGCCAGAAAGTGTCGGTCGCCAAGGCGCAGGCACAGGCCATGCTTGCCCAGCTCGGCGGCGACGCCAGCCAGCCGGTGGAGAAGAACCCGTTCTATCTGCAGGCCCAGTCGGGCGTCGATGATGCGCAGCGCAATCTCAACGACTCTATCGTCAAGGCGCCGTTCGACGGCGTCGTCACCAATGTCGATGCGCTTCAGGTCGGCAAGTATCTGCCGGCTTCGCAGCCGGCCTTCAGCCTGATTTCGTCGACCGATCTGTGGATCGAGGCGGAGCCGAAGGAGACCGAACTGACGTATGTACGGCCGGGACAGACGGCGACGATCAGCGTCGACACCTATCCCGGCGCCGTGTGGCACGGCACGGTTGCCTCGATCAGCCCCGCCTCGTCGTCGAGCTTCTCGCTGCTGCCGGCGCAAAACACCACCGGCAATTGGGTCAAGGTCGTGCAGCGCATCCCGATGCGCGTGACGGTTGACGATCCCCAGGGCAAGCCGCCGCTGCGCGGCGGTATGAGCGTCGTGGTCGACGTCGACACCGGCCATACGCGCGGCCTGCCGGACTTCGTCACCAACCTTCTCAAGATGTTCGGACAGAAATCATGA
- a CDS encoding DHA2 family efflux MFS transporter permease subunit, translating into MTSAAATGAAPVVANRGAITACVILAVIMQALDTTIANVALPYIQGSVSASADQINWVLTSYIVAAAVMTPPSGYLANRFGRKRILLTSITGFVVASVLCGFAQSLPQIVGFRLLQGLFGAALVPLAQSILLDIYSVEERGSAMALFGISVMVGPVLGPVIGGWLTENISWRWVFYINVPIGALAFAGVSLFVLETKLDIKARLDWLGFGALSVTIAALQMFLDRGEQLNWFSSSEIIVESLICASAFYIFLVHTFTAKNTFVNPRLFLDRNFAVGMIFIFIIGITYLASLALMTPYLQTLMGYPVVTAGIVMGPRGLGTMACMFLVGRLIGKVDTRWLLFIGLAITAWAMYDMTGWTPDVSQWTIVSTGFIQGAGLGFLFVPLTTITFATLAPERRAEGTGLYNLSRNIGSSVGISVVTALLVQNVQINHANITTYVTPYNQAFGNPAIFQAMNPYTAAGRAALDGVVTLQATVISYMNDFKLMMILSLAAIPLVLLLRKPGTPAKVDHSAVME; encoded by the coding sequence ATGACCAGCGCAGCCGCGACAGGTGCCGCACCGGTGGTCGCCAATCGCGGCGCCATCACCGCCTGCGTGATCCTGGCCGTCATCATGCAGGCGCTGGACACGACCATCGCCAATGTGGCGCTGCCCTATATCCAGGGCAGCGTTTCGGCCAGCGCCGACCAGATCAACTGGGTGCTGACCTCCTACATCGTCGCCGCCGCGGTGATGACGCCGCCTTCGGGCTACCTGGCCAACCGCTTCGGCCGCAAGCGCATCCTCTTGACCTCGATTACCGGTTTCGTGGTCGCCTCGGTGCTCTGCGGCTTCGCGCAGTCGCTGCCGCAGATCGTCGGCTTCCGCCTGCTGCAGGGCCTGTTCGGCGCGGCCCTGGTGCCGCTGGCACAAAGCATCCTGCTTGATATCTACAGCGTGGAAGAGCGCGGCTCGGCGATGGCGCTGTTCGGCATTTCCGTCATGGTCGGACCGGTGCTCGGGCCGGTCATCGGAGGTTGGCTGACCGAAAACATCAGCTGGCGCTGGGTGTTCTATATCAACGTCCCGATCGGTGCGCTGGCCTTCGCCGGCGTGTCTCTGTTCGTCCTGGAAACCAAGCTGGATATCAAGGCCAGGTTGGACTGGCTGGGATTTGGCGCGCTCAGTGTCACCATCGCCGCCTTGCAGATGTTTCTCGATCGCGGCGAGCAGCTCAATTGGTTCTCGTCATCCGAGATCATCGTCGAGTCGCTGATCTGCGCATCGGCCTTCTACATCTTCCTCGTCCACACCTTCACCGCCAAAAACACCTTCGTGAACCCGCGGCTTTTCCTCGACCGGAATTTCGCCGTTGGCATGATCTTCATCTTCATCATCGGCATCACCTACCTGGCCTCGCTGGCGCTGATGACACCCTATCTGCAGACGCTGATGGGCTATCCGGTGGTGACGGCCGGCATCGTCATGGGCCCGCGTGGTCTTGGCACCATGGCCTGCATGTTCCTCGTCGGCAGGCTGATCGGCAAGGTGGATACACGATGGCTGCTGTTCATCGGCCTCGCGATCACCGCCTGGGCTATGTACGACATGACCGGCTGGACCCCCGACGTCTCGCAATGGACGATCGTCAGCACCGGCTTCATCCAGGGCGCGGGGCTGGGCTTCCTGTTCGTGCCGCTGACCACCATCACCTTCGCCACGCTGGCGCCGGAGCGGCGCGCGGAAGGCACCGGGCTTTACAATCTGTCGCGCAACATCGGCTCCAGCGTCGGCATCTCGGTGGTCACCGCGTTGCTGGTGCAGAACGTGCAGATCAACCACGCCAACATCACCACCTATGTGACGCCCTACAACCAGGCGTTCGGCAATCCGGCGATCTTCCAGGCGATGAACCCCTACACCGCCGCCGGCCGCGCCGCGCTGGATGGCGTGGTGACGCTGCAGGCGACTGTTATCAGCTACATGAACGACTTCAAGCTGATGATGATCCTGTCGCTGGCCGCGATCCCGCTGGTTCTGCTGCTGCGCAAGCCAGGCACGCCGGCCAAGGTCGATCACAGCGCCGTCATGGAGTGA
- a CDS encoding fasciclin domain-containing protein, which translates to MRMPSFRTIAFSALVASVAIAAPAYAKNPNVGGAPMYTTKNIVENAVNSKDHTTLVAAVKAAGLVDTLEGAGPFTVFAPTNEAFAALPKGTVDTLLKPENKGQLTKVLTAHVVAGKISGAEMMKKAKAMGGKYEMKTVSGDTLTAEVKKGKLYIMDESGGEAKVTIADVNQSNGVIHVVNKVLLPK; encoded by the coding sequence ATGCGCATGCCGTCATTCAGGACCATCGCCTTTTCCGCACTCGTTGCCAGCGTGGCGATTGCCGCTCCCGCCTACGCCAAGAACCCGAATGTCGGCGGCGCGCCGATGTACACCACCAAGAACATCGTCGAGAACGCCGTCAACTCGAAGGACCACACAACGCTGGTCGCCGCCGTCAAGGCCGCCGGCCTGGTCGACACGCTCGAGGGCGCCGGCCCGTTCACCGTCTTTGCGCCGACCAACGAAGCCTTCGCGGCACTGCCCAAGGGCACCGTCGATACGCTGTTGAAGCCGGAGAACAAGGGCCAACTCACCAAGGTGCTGACCGCCCATGTCGTGGCCGGCAAGATTTCAGGCGCCGAAATGATGAAGAAGGCCAAGGCGATGGGCGGCAAATACGAGATGAAGACCGTCTCGGGCGACACGCTCACCGCCGAGGTCAAGAAGGGCAAGCTCTACATCATGGATGAGTCCGGCGGCGAGGCGAAGGTGACGATCGCCGACGTCAACCAGTCGAACGGCGTCATCCATGTCGTCAACAAGGTGCTGTTGCCGAAGTAA
- the yidC gene encoding membrane protein insertase YidC encodes MENNRNFFITIALSVLILALWQYFYVLPRSEAQRDAARIEQQRVEEQKKAADAANPGGAPGPAPGTIPNAPGGDTVTAASRDQALAASKRVKIDTPSLEGSINLTGARLDDLKLKHYTETVDKNSPEISLLNPQALPTGYFAEIGFVGNDKTGVVPGSDTVWSVDGNPTLSPSTPVTLTYTNDKGLTFKRTFSVDANYMFTVSDTVQNAGSSAVSLFNYGRVTRYDKPAVASTYVLHEGLIGVTGTEGLAEYKYAKIESEKQVTPGKSTDGWLGITDKYWAVTLVPTEKQPFQPRYAFFEDGRHRYQSDFLTDAINVEAGQSATVETEIFAGAKEVAKINAYEKDRDIRQFNLVIDWGWFYFITKPMFWLIDTLYKFFGNFGLAILATTVIVKALFFPLANKSYASMANMKKVQPKMLEIREKYADDKMAQQKAMMELYKTEKINPLAGCWPVALQIPVFFSLYKVLYITIEMRHAPFFGWIQDLAAPDPTSIFNLFGLVPVTLPHMLMIGVWPLIMGVTMFLQMRMNPTPPDPTQAAIFTWMPVIFTFMMAGFPAGLVIYWAWNNSLSILQQGVIMKRQGAKIELWDNLVALFRKKPSPAE; translated from the coding sequence ATGGAAAACAACCGGAACTTCTTCATCACCATCGCGCTGTCGGTGCTGATCCTGGCATTGTGGCAGTATTTTTATGTGCTGCCGCGCAGCGAGGCGCAACGCGATGCTGCCCGTATCGAACAGCAGCGGGTCGAGGAACAGAAGAAGGCAGCCGACGCCGCCAATCCGGGAGGCGCGCCCGGGCCCGCGCCAGGCACCATTCCCAATGCGCCCGGCGGCGATACCGTCACCGCGGCCAGCCGCGACCAGGCGCTTGCCGCTTCGAAGCGCGTCAAGATCGACACGCCGAGCCTCGAGGGCTCGATCAACCTCACCGGTGCGCGCCTCGACGACCTCAAGCTGAAGCACTACACCGAAACCGTCGACAAGAATTCGCCCGAGATCAGCTTGCTCAACCCGCAGGCTCTGCCGACCGGCTATTTCGCCGAGATCGGCTTTGTCGGCAACGACAAGACCGGTGTGGTGCCGGGTTCGGATACGGTGTGGAGTGTGGACGGCAATCCGACGTTGAGCCCGTCGACGCCGGTGACACTCACCTACACCAACGACAAGGGCCTGACCTTCAAGCGCACCTTCTCCGTCGACGCCAACTACATGTTCACGGTGTCGGACACGGTGCAGAATGCCGGGTCGAGCGCGGTGTCGCTGTTCAATTACGGCCGCGTCACGCGCTATGACAAGCCGGCCGTGGCCAGCACCTATGTGCTGCATGAAGGCTTGATCGGCGTGACCGGCACCGAGGGCTTGGCCGAATACAAATACGCCAAGATCGAATCCGAAAAGCAGGTCACGCCCGGCAAGTCGACCGATGGCTGGCTGGGCATCACCGACAAATACTGGGCGGTGACGCTGGTACCGACCGAGAAGCAGCCGTTCCAGCCGCGCTATGCCTTTTTCGAGGATGGCCGGCACCGCTACCAGTCCGACTTCCTCACCGATGCAATCAATGTCGAGGCCGGCCAGTCCGCGACGGTCGAGACCGAGATCTTCGCCGGCGCCAAGGAAGTCGCCAAGATCAACGCCTATGAGAAGGACCGCGACATTCGCCAGTTCAATCTGGTGATCGACTGGGGCTGGTTCTATTTCATCACCAAGCCGATGTTCTGGCTGATCGACACGCTCTACAAATTCTTCGGCAATTTCGGCCTGGCGATCCTCGCCACCACCGTCATCGTCAAGGCGCTTTTCTTCCCGCTCGCCAACAAGTCCTACGCGTCGATGGCGAACATGAAGAAGGTGCAGCCCAAGATGCTCGAGATCCGCGAGAAATACGCGGACGACAAGATGGCGCAGCAAAAAGCGATGATGGAGCTGTACAAGACCGAGAAGATCAATCCGCTTGCCGGCTGCTGGCCTGTGGCGCTGCAGATCCCGGTCTTCTTCTCGCTCTACAAGGTGCTCTACATCACCATCGAGATGCGCCATGCGCCATTCTTCGGCTGGATCCAGGATCTGGCGGCGCCCGATCCGACCTCGATCTTCAACCTGTTCGGCCTCGTGCCGGTGACGCTGCCGCACATGCTGATGATCGGCGTGTGGCCGCTGATCATGGGCGTTACCATGTTCCTGCAGATGCGCATGAACCCGACGCCGCCGGATCCGACGCAAGCCGCGATCTTCACCTGGATGCCGGTGATCTTCACCTTCATGATGGCGGGTTTCCCGGCCGGCCTCGTCATCTACTGGGCCTGGAACAATTCGCTGTCGATCCTCCAGCAGGGCGTCATCATGAAACGCCAGGGCGCCAAGATCGAGCTGTGGGACAATCTGGTCGCATTGTTTCGAAAGAAACCGTCGCCGGCGGAGTAG
- the rnpA gene encoding ribonuclease P protein component, producing the protein MPATGKPVGANPKRLLKRAQFLAVRRGEKRRGRFFLVEVLDRGDGLSPRVGFTVTKKVGNAVVRNRVRRRLKEAVRTHAADDMVPGSDYVIVGRDDALRAPFGQLKAELSRRLRGTR; encoded by the coding sequence TTGCCCGCAACCGGCAAGCCAGTGGGGGCCAATCCCAAGCGGCTTCTGAAACGCGCGCAATTCCTGGCCGTCCGTCGTGGTGAAAAGCGACGCGGGCGGTTTTTCCTCGTTGAGGTTCTCGACCGTGGCGACGGCCTGTCGCCGCGCGTCGGGTTTACCGTCACCAAGAAGGTCGGCAATGCGGTTGTGCGCAACCGCGTCCGGCGGCGGCTGAAAGAAGCCGTCCGCACCCATGCCGCCGATGACATGGTGCCCGGCAGTGACTATGTCATCGTCGGGCGCGATGATGCGCTACGCGCCCCGTTCGGCCAGTTGAAGGCTGAACTCTCCCGCCGACTTCGCGGAACACGATAG
- the rpmH gene encoding 50S ribosomal protein L34 — translation MKRTYQPSKLVRKRRHGFRARMATKGGRGVVAARRNRGRKRLSA, via the coding sequence ATGAAGCGTACCTACCAACCGTCCAAACTCGTCCGCAAACGTCGGCACGGCTTCCGTGCCCGCATGGCCACCAAGGGGGGTCGTGGCGTCGTCGCAGCTCGCCGCAATCGCGGCCGCAAGCGGCTCAGCGCCTAA